A stretch of Geomonas oryzisoli DNA encodes these proteins:
- a CDS encoding glycoside hydrolase family 15 protein gives MTNSISDYGIIGNLQSVALVGRNGAIDWLCLPHLDSPSVFAALLDHERGGTFSITPEGEWDSTLSYLDDSNVLTAHFRTRNGSCTLTDFLTLPEPKGKDGLRDFVLLRLIKVDSGRIRLRVRFSPRFDYGRVTPELTLHPGRGVVARGGDNVLALSCTGALAVSGGDAEGTWELREGERAVLRLHFGAKEPDPLAEGRAEHLLVQTLSFWRDWLHKSGTGFFNELGPHRVPVTRSLLVLKLLCFEPQGTMAAAATTSLPETIGGVRNWDYRYSWVRDTAMALTALFEVGHFDEVQSYLGWLEEVILKSRRNELQVMYRMDGSGDLHEWELPQLEGYRGSRPVRIGNQASNQKQFSIYGHVLIAAHLALSRNRDSAPQMWQGLRLMCDFARDHWREADWSIWEIRGEPRHYVHSKVMCWVTLDRGLRIARHLGLPPGDGWDSARGDIEREVHSRGWSEARQAFTMCYDSDTLDGSSLLMSISDFIPFDHPRMLATVEALRMDLAEDGFLYRYRADDGLPGRDGTFLACTLWLITNLAKQGEIEEADLLLGRVDQVGGHLHLLAEEYDPVWQEQLGNFPQAFSHEAYIVAATSLANARADELRKPTSTELILPVAPHGPAPATPEDLAALLSEVARGYAGEGHPDYPRLAAAGMRERLAQALASLESFDLDDLKETPEKVSFWCNLHSLVVLHAVLLLKLQVSVKEVPKFYRKAGCRIGREEFSAEAILHGILRGNRPAPGWLLPPLPPGDPRLRRSLRPSDARVLFAVYTGTVSSPPLTVLAPDTLDADLTEAVRHYLAHQARLDLATRKLVLPRIFKWFDAPGRTAHDVAVFVADYTDDRTAREIREHPESFAIEYAEYDWRLQAEPRR, from the coding sequence TGACCAACAGCATCAGCGATTACGGCATAATCGGCAACCTCCAGTCGGTAGCCCTGGTCGGGCGCAACGGCGCCATCGACTGGCTCTGCCTGCCGCACCTCGACTCCCCCAGCGTCTTCGCCGCCCTCCTCGACCATGAGCGGGGCGGCACCTTCTCGATCACCCCCGAAGGGGAATGGGATTCCACCCTTTCCTATCTCGACGACAGTAACGTCCTCACCGCACACTTCCGCACCAGAAACGGCAGCTGCACCCTCACCGACTTCCTCACCCTCCCCGAGCCCAAGGGAAAGGACGGCCTGCGCGACTTCGTGCTGCTGCGCCTCATCAAGGTCGACAGCGGGCGCATCAGGCTCCGGGTCCGCTTCTCCCCCAGGTTCGACTACGGCCGCGTCACTCCGGAGCTCACCCTGCACCCCGGACGCGGCGTGGTCGCCCGCGGCGGCGACAACGTGCTCGCCCTCTCCTGCACCGGCGCCCTCGCCGTCAGCGGCGGTGACGCCGAAGGGACCTGGGAACTGCGGGAGGGGGAACGGGCGGTGCTCAGGCTGCACTTCGGGGCCAAAGAGCCCGATCCGCTCGCCGAAGGACGCGCCGAACACCTCCTGGTGCAAACCCTCTCCTTCTGGCGCGACTGGCTGCACAAAAGCGGCACCGGCTTTTTCAACGAGCTCGGCCCGCACCGGGTCCCGGTGACCCGCTCCCTTTTGGTGCTGAAGCTCCTCTGCTTCGAGCCGCAGGGAACCATGGCCGCGGCGGCCACCACGTCGCTCCCCGAGACGATCGGCGGGGTGCGCAACTGGGACTACCGCTACTCCTGGGTTCGCGACACCGCCATGGCGCTCACCGCGCTCTTCGAGGTCGGGCACTTCGACGAGGTGCAGAGCTACCTGGGCTGGCTTGAAGAGGTGATCCTGAAGAGCAGACGCAACGAGCTGCAGGTGATGTACCGCATGGACGGCTCCGGCGACCTGCACGAGTGGGAGCTGCCGCAGCTTGAGGGATACCGTGGCTCCCGCCCGGTGCGCATCGGCAACCAGGCCTCCAACCAGAAGCAGTTCAGCATCTACGGCCATGTCCTGATCGCGGCCCACCTCGCGCTCAGCCGCAACCGCGACAGCGCCCCCCAGATGTGGCAGGGGCTGCGCCTCATGTGTGACTTCGCGCGGGACCACTGGCGCGAGGCCGACTGGAGCATCTGGGAGATACGCGGCGAGCCGCGGCACTACGTCCACTCCAAGGTGATGTGCTGGGTCACCCTGGACCGCGGCCTGCGCATCGCCCGGCACCTGGGGCTGCCACCGGGCGACGGGTGGGATTCAGCGCGCGGCGACATCGAACGCGAGGTGCACTCGCGCGGCTGGAGCGAGGCACGGCAGGCCTTCACCATGTGCTACGACTCCGACACGCTGGACGGCAGCTCGCTCCTCATGTCGATCAGCGACTTCATCCCCTTCGACCATCCCCGCATGCTCGCCACGGTGGAGGCGCTGCGCATGGACCTCGCCGAGGACGGCTTCCTGTACCGCTACCGCGCCGACGACGGTTTGCCCGGGCGCGACGGCACCTTCCTCGCCTGCACGCTCTGGCTGATCACCAACCTCGCCAAACAGGGTGAGATCGAGGAGGCGGACCTTCTTCTGGGACGGGTGGACCAGGTGGGGGGACACCTGCACCTCCTGGCCGAGGAGTACGATCCCGTGTGGCAGGAACAGCTGGGGAACTTCCCGCAGGCGTTCAGCCACGAGGCCTACATCGTCGCCGCCACCTCGCTCGCCAACGCGAGGGCCGATGAACTGCGCAAGCCCACCTCGACCGAGTTGATCCTGCCGGTAGCGCCCCATGGCCCTGCCCCCGCCACCCCGGAGGATCTGGCGGCCCTGCTGTCCGAGGTGGCACGCGGTTACGCCGGGGAGGGGCATCCCGACTACCCAAGGCTCGCCGCCGCCGGGATGCGGGAGCGGCTCGCACAGGCCCTGGCATCGCTGGAGAGCTTCGACCTGGACGACCTGAAGGAGACCCCCGAAAAGGTGAGCTTCTGGTGCAACCTGCACAGCCTCGTGGTGCTCCACGCCGTCCTTTTGCTCAAGCTGCAGGTATCGGTGAAAGAGGTGCCCAAGTTCTACCGCAAGGCGGGGTGCCGCATCGGCAGGGAGGAGTTCAGCGCGGAGGCGATCCTGCACGGCATCCTGCGCGGCAACCGCCCCGCACCGGGGTGGCTCCTGCCGCCGCTTCCCCCCGGCGACCCGCGTCTGCGCCGCTCCCTGCGCCCGAGCGACGCCCGAGTCCTCTTCGCGGTTTATACCGGTACCGTCTCGTCCCCTCCTCTTACCGTGCTCGCCCCGGACACCCTCGATGCCGACCTCACCGAAGCCGTGCGGCACTACCTCGCGCATCAAGCGCGGCTCGACCTCGCCACCAGGAAACTCGTGCTGCCGCGCATCTTCAAGTGGTTCGACGCCCCGGGCCGGACGGCGCACGACGTCGCGGTCTTCGTGGCCGACTACACTGACGACAGGACGGCCCGGGAGATCAGGGAGCACCCGGAATCGTTCGCCATCGAGTACGCGGAGTACGACTGGCGGCTCCAGGCGGAACCACGGCGGTGA
- a CDS encoding enolase C-terminal domain-like protein has protein sequence MKQASVERIEVQCYRIPTEERESDGTYRWEDTVMVATHLYSGGEKGFGYSYATPAAATLIKDKLADLLRGRNALDIAACWVVLTGALRNLGESGIGMLAVSALDAALWDLKARLLGVPLVSLLGESRERVPVYGSGGFTSYPVDKLQRQLSGWVGQGIPRVKMKVGRDAKADPERVRAARQAIGPEAELMVDANGGYSRKQALALAAGFAAQGVSWFEEPVPHRDREGLRLLRDLAPEGMEISSGEYGFNLRYFLDLLRGDCVDVLQADATRCGVTGFMEAAALCSAWDIPMSSHCAPALHLHLCCAAPPIRHLEYFHDHVRIERMLFEGVTEPWHGTLAPDLERPGHGLTLRMAEAERFLI, from the coding sequence ATGAAACAGGCCAGCGTGGAACGGATCGAGGTGCAGTGCTATCGCATCCCCACCGAGGAGCGCGAATCCGACGGAACCTACCGGTGGGAGGATACGGTCATGGTCGCGACCCACCTCTACTCCGGTGGAGAGAAGGGCTTCGGCTACAGTTACGCAACCCCCGCCGCGGCTACCCTGATCAAGGACAAGCTGGCCGACCTGCTGCGCGGGCGCAACGCGCTGGATATCGCTGCATGCTGGGTGGTGCTGACCGGCGCCCTGCGCAACCTGGGCGAATCCGGTATCGGCATGCTGGCGGTCTCGGCACTCGACGCCGCCCTGTGGGACCTGAAGGCCCGGCTGCTCGGGGTGCCGCTGGTCTCCCTGCTGGGCGAGTCGCGCGAGCGGGTGCCGGTCTACGGCAGCGGCGGCTTCACCTCGTACCCGGTCGACAAGCTGCAGCGGCAGCTCTCCGGCTGGGTGGGACAGGGGATTCCGCGGGTCAAGATGAAGGTTGGGCGCGATGCCAAGGCGGACCCCGAACGGGTCAGGGCGGCCCGGCAGGCGATCGGGCCGGAGGCGGAGCTCATGGTGGACGCCAACGGAGGCTACTCACGCAAGCAGGCCCTCGCCCTGGCGGCGGGCTTTGCCGCCCAGGGGGTTTCCTGGTTCGAGGAGCCGGTGCCGCACCGGGACCGGGAGGGGCTGCGCCTGCTGCGCGACCTTGCGCCGGAGGGGATGGAGATCTCCTCCGGGGAGTACGGTTTCAACCTCCGCTACTTCCTGGACCTGTTGCGGGGCGACTGCGTCGACGTGCTCCAGGCAGACGCCACCCGCTGCGGGGTGACCGGGTTCATGGAGGCCGCCGCTTTATGCAGCGCCTGGGACATCCCCATGTCGTCCCACTGCGCCCCCGCGCTGCACCTGCATCTTTGCTGCGCCGCCCCCCCGATCCGTCACCTCGAATATTTCCACGACCATGTCCGCATCGAGCGGATGCTTTTCGAGGGGGTCACCGAGCCGTGGCACGGCACGCTCGCACCCGACCTGGAGCGCCCCGGTCACGGTCTTACGCTCCGGATGGCGGAGGCCGAGAGGTTCCTGATTTGA